A single region of the Changchengzhania lutea genome encodes:
- a CDS encoding phosphatidate cytidylyltransferase, which yields MKETYERGISGVIYMVLLVVSFYNQHLLLILFYVFGLICMAEFKKLIQLKSIAPYFIFTIIYFVFGYWQLILNSDFGINEATKILMVIAIFVELFLIKDLFSGKTIPLFHSKRFILTTFYLSSAFVFLILIANYYEDYNPLILLGSFILVWVNDSFAYLIGKNFGKQKLFERISPKKTFEGFLGGLFFSCVASYFIALFTETLDYTNWLIISIIISVFGTLGDLIESKFKRQAKVKDSGVIMPGHGGLLDRLDSIIFAAPFIYLFLRILQYVS from the coding sequence ATGAAAGAAACCTATGAGCGCGGGATTTCCGGAGTCATTTATATGGTATTGCTAGTAGTCTCATTTTACAATCAGCACTTACTTTTAATTCTGTTTTATGTTTTTGGGTTGATCTGTATGGCTGAATTTAAAAAGTTGATTCAACTTAAAAGCATCGCGCCTTACTTTATATTCACCATAATTTATTTTGTTTTTGGGTATTGGCAGCTCATTCTTAATTCTGATTTTGGTATTAATGAAGCCACAAAAATTTTAATGGTTATCGCCATTTTTGTCGAATTATTTTTGATCAAGGATTTATTTTCAGGAAAAACAATTCCACTGTTTCATTCTAAACGATTTATTCTCACTACCTTTTATTTATCAAGCGCCTTTGTGTTTTTAATCTTGATAGCCAATTATTATGAAGATTATAATCCGTTGATATTATTGGGTTCATTCATATTGGTATGGGTGAATGACTCATTTGCTTATTTAATTGGAAAAAACTTTGGAAAGCAAAAATTGTTCGAAAGAATTTCACCAAAGAAAACATTTGAAGGATTTTTAGGTGGATTATTCTTTTCCTGTGTAGCAAGCTACTTTATAGCCCTTTTTACTGAGACCTTAGATTATACTAATTGGTTAATTATAAGTATTATTATAAGCGTTTTTGGCACCCTAGGCGATTTAATTGAGTCCAAATTTAAACGGCAGGCCAAAGTAAAGGACAGTGGTGTTATTATGCCAGGGCATGGTGGCTTGTTAGATCGATTAGATAGTATTATTTTTGCAGCACCGTTTATATATTTATTTTTAAGAATTTTACAATATGTTTCATAA
- a CDS encoding acyl-CoA-binding protein codes for MSNDQLNIEFKRAVERVNAHAEPFPADTLLKFYAYYKKATNNYRRPSSKEPIINAFKTNALFQVEDITMDEAKRTYIELVNNYFLYRK; via the coding sequence ATGAGTAACGATCAATTGAACATAGAGTTTAAGCGGGCGGTAGAGCGTGTAAATGCTCATGCCGAACCATTCCCTGCCGATACCTTATTGAAATTCTATGCCTATTATAAAAAAGCTACAAATAATTATCGCAGACCTAGTAGTAAGGAGCCTATAATAAATGCTTTTAAGACCAACGCCCTATTTCAAGTGGAAGATATTACTATGGATGAGGCAAAACGCACCTATATTGAATTGGTAAACAATTACTTTTTGTATAGAAAATAG
- a CDS encoding valine--tRNA ligase — MQVPSKYDASQVEGKWYDYWMKHNYFHSEPDQREPYTIVIPPPNVTGVLHMGHMLNNTIQDVLIRRARLLGKNACWVPGTDHASIATEAKVVAKLKEQGINKNDLSREEFLSHAWDWTHEYGGVILEQLKKLGCSCDWDRTKFTMDDNMSESVIKVFVDLYSKGLIYRGFRMVNWDPEAKTTLSDEEVIHEERQGNLYYLNYKILTPTLFEGEGVGTNSAPSKELGDEYLTIATTRPETIFGDTAVCINPNDERFSHLKGKKAIVPLCNRVIPIIEDDYVDVEFGTGCLKVTPAHDENDKNLGGKHKLEVIDIFNDDASLNSFGLHYEGKDRFVVRKEIAHELEEKGFLVKTETHTHKVGTSERTKAVIEPRLSDQWFLKMEELVKPAIASVLGEDAEINLYPKKFENTYRYWMENIRDWNISRQLMWGQQIPAYFYGDGKEDFVVAETIEQALDLAKEKTGRANLQVLDLKQEPDVLDTWFSSWLWPMSVFDGIRNPENADIKYYYPTNDLVTGPDILFFWVARMIVAGYEYKGEKPFKNVYFTGLVRDKQRRKMSKSLGNSPDALKLIEEYGADGVRVGLLLSSAAGNDLMFDEALCNQGKGFANKIWNAFRLIDGWEVADFEQPESSKIAIDWFEAKFQDTIATIEDHYSKYRISDALMDTYKLIWNDFCSWFLEMIKPEYQKPIDRVTYNAAISILENNLKILHPFMPFLTEEIWQHISDRTSEEALIVSKWPELRSANKALISDFHFASEVISGIRTIRKQKNIAFKDAIPFFVIDSEKGNKVFDTLISKLGNLESIQYVDAAVDGALTFRVKSNEYFIPMAGAIDVDAEIKKLTEELSYTEGFLKSVQKKLSNTRFVSGAPEAVVASEKKKEADALAKIETIKTSLASLH, encoded by the coding sequence ATGCAAGTTCCATCAAAATATGATGCAAGTCAAGTAGAAGGTAAATGGTATGATTACTGGATGAAACACAATTATTTCCATTCAGAACCAGACCAAAGAGAACCTTATACGATTGTAATACCACCACCCAATGTTACGGGGGTACTGCATATGGGGCATATGCTAAATAATACGATTCAAGATGTACTCATTCGTCGTGCACGTTTACTGGGTAAAAATGCATGTTGGGTTCCTGGCACAGACCACGCATCTATTGCCACAGAGGCTAAAGTAGTTGCTAAATTGAAGGAACAAGGTATCAACAAGAATGATTTATCCAGAGAAGAATTTTTAAGTCACGCTTGGGATTGGACGCATGAATATGGAGGTGTTATCCTTGAGCAATTAAAGAAACTTGGGTGTTCTTGTGATTGGGATAGAACAAAATTTACCATGGATGACAACATGTCTGAATCGGTGATTAAAGTATTTGTAGACTTATACTCTAAAGGCTTGATTTACCGCGGTTTTAGAATGGTTAATTGGGATCCAGAAGCTAAAACAACCTTATCTGATGAGGAGGTAATCCATGAAGAACGACAAGGTAATTTATATTATTTAAATTATAAAATTCTCACCCCAACCCTCTTCGAAGGAGAGGGCGTAGGCACGAATTCCGCTCCTTCGAAGGAGTTAGGGGACGAATACTTAACAATTGCCACAACCAGACCCGAAACCATTTTTGGAGATACCGCCGTTTGTATTAACCCTAACGATGAAAGATTTTCGCATTTAAAAGGTAAAAAAGCAATTGTACCCTTGTGTAATCGTGTGATTCCTATTATTGAAGATGATTATGTGGATGTTGAGTTTGGTACAGGGTGTTTAAAGGTAACGCCTGCACACGATGAAAACGATAAGAATTTAGGGGGTAAACATAAACTAGAGGTCATTGATATTTTTAATGATGATGCGTCATTAAACAGTTTTGGATTGCATTATGAAGGCAAAGACCGCTTTGTCGTTAGAAAAGAAATTGCTCATGAACTGGAAGAAAAAGGTTTTCTTGTTAAAACCGAAACACACACCCATAAAGTAGGAACTAGTGAGCGTACCAAAGCTGTAATTGAACCACGCTTAAGCGATCAATGGTTTCTTAAAATGGAAGAACTGGTTAAACCTGCCATTGCATCCGTTTTAGGTGAAGATGCTGAAATCAATTTATACCCTAAAAAGTTCGAAAACACCTACCGTTACTGGATGGAGAATATCCGTGATTGGAATATTTCACGTCAGCTCATGTGGGGACAACAAATCCCAGCCTACTTCTATGGTGATGGTAAAGAAGATTTTGTGGTTGCTGAAACTATTGAACAAGCTTTAGATTTAGCCAAAGAGAAAACGGGGAGAGCAAATTTACAAGTATTGGACCTTAAACAGGAACCGGATGTTTTGGATACTTGGTTCTCGTCATGGTTATGGCCCATGAGTGTTTTTGATGGAATTCGTAATCCAGAAAACGCCGATATAAAATATTATTATCCTACTAACGATTTAGTTACCGGACCAGATATTTTATTCTTTTGGGTAGCGAGAATGATTGTTGCCGGCTACGAATATAAGGGTGAAAAACCATTCAAAAATGTTTACTTTACTGGTTTAGTGCGCGATAAGCAACGCAGAAAAATGAGTAAATCATTAGGAAACTCACCAGATGCACTAAAACTTATCGAGGAATATGGTGCAGATGGCGTTCGTGTAGGCTTGTTGTTAAGCAGTGCGGCTGGAAACGATTTAATGTTCGATGAGGCATTGTGCAATCAAGGTAAAGGATTTGCCAATAAAATATGGAATGCCTTCAGGCTTATTGATGGTTGGGAAGTGGCTGATTTTGAACAACCAGAATCATCAAAAATTGCCATAGATTGGTTTGAAGCCAAATTTCAAGACACTATTGCCACTATTGAAGATCACTATAGCAAATACCGCATTAGTGATGCACTAATGGACACCTATAAGCTCATTTGGAATGATTTCTGTTCTTGGTTTTTGGAAATGATAAAACCTGAATATCAAAAACCGATAGACCGAGTAACCTATAACGCAGCGATTTCTATTTTAGAAAATAATCTGAAAATTTTACATCCTTTTATGCCGTTTTTAACTGAAGAAATTTGGCAGCATATTAGTGATAGAACTTCAGAAGAAGCCTTAATTGTTTCAAAATGGCCAGAATTAAGATCAGCAAATAAAGCATTAATATCGGACTTTCATTTTGCTTCGGAAGTTATTTCAGGTATCAGAACTATTAGAAAGCAAAAGAACATCGCATTCAAAGATGCTATTCCGTTTTTTGTTATTGATAGTGAAAAGGGAAATAAGGTATTCGATACGCTGATTTCAAAACTTGGAAACCTTGAAAGTATCCAGTATGTAGATGCCGCGGTTGATGGCGCTTTAACCTTTAGAGTAAAATCCAACGAGTATTTTATCCCAATGGCTGGGGCTATTGATGTTGATGCTGAGATTAAAAAACTAACTGAAGAGTTGAGTTATACCGAAGGCTTTTTAAAATCTGTTCAGAAAAAACTTTCTAATACACGCTTTGTTTCAGGTGCTCCAGAAGCTGTTGTCGCAAGCGAAAAGAAAAAAGAGGCTGATGCTTTGGCTAAAATTGAAACGATTAAAACTAGTTTGGCCAGTTTACACTAG
- a CDS encoding SRPBCC family protein — MNLESPKISVEKSPQDVFDFLSDIKNFELLMPENISKFEVLDDDKFLFALKGMPEIVLKKKETMPPNKIILGAAGGKLDFSLIGNITKVNDTQSEVQLEFKGDFNPMMAMMIKKPITKFIETLVTSIPKSI; from the coding sequence ATGAATTTAGAGTCACCTAAGATTAGTGTTGAAAAATCACCTCAAGACGTCTTTGATTTTTTATCCGATATTAAAAATTTTGAATTACTAATGCCTGAAAACATTAGTAAATTTGAAGTTCTTGATGATGATAAATTTTTGTTCGCCTTAAAAGGAATGCCAGAAATAGTGCTTAAAAAGAAAGAAACCATGCCTCCCAATAAGATTATACTTGGTGCTGCTGGCGGTAAGCTGGATTTTTCGCTCATTGGCAATATTACCAAGGTAAATGATACGCAAAGTGAAGTACAACTTGAGTTTAAAGGCGATTTTAACCCGATGATGGCTATGATGATTAAAAAACCTATAACGAAGTTTATTGAAACACTAGTAACCAGTATTCCAAAATCCATTTAG
- the rsfS gene encoding ribosome silencing factor produces MAKENINADQLISVIISGIEDVKGKEINILDLREIENTVCDYFIICEGTSNTQVNAIVNSIQKTVSKELKDNPWHTEGVDNAEWVLIDYVNVVVHVFQKHIREYYDIESLWGDAKTTVIETSY; encoded by the coding sequence ATGGCGAAAGAAAACATAAACGCAGATCAGCTAATATCAGTAATAATAAGTGGCATTGAAGATGTTAAAGGCAAAGAGATTAATATACTAGATTTAAGGGAAATTGAAAATACAGTTTGTGATTATTTTATTATTTGCGAAGGGACTTCAAATACGCAGGTAAATGCCATAGTCAATTCAATTCAAAAAACAGTAAGTAAAGAGCTAAAGGACAACCCTTGGCATACCGAAGGCGTAGATAATGCCGAATGGGTATTAATAGATTATGTAAATGTTGTTGTACATGTGTTTCAAAAGCACATTAGAGAATATTATGATATAGAGAGTCTTTGGGGAGATGCAAAAACAACAGTTATAGAAACTAGTTATTAA
- a CDS encoding LUD domain-containing protein, translating to MSLFRKIFGSKSERSEDELKSSDRGRYMPEIKLPIDERFTINFKANGGKFLYCENLNEVYQNLDHIIEENTWQEQDVLILDDNLKAKFSDSNLSSTKKISNAAYFLTTCENLIANDGSLLISSKQIFEKKLTELPINFIVFATTSQIVENIGEGLRGIKTKNREKIPTNITTIKHFKSGDDKDFLSYGSSAKNLYLLLLEDL from the coding sequence ATGAGTCTTTTTAGAAAAATTTTTGGTTCAAAATCTGAACGTTCGGAAGATGAGCTAAAATCAAGTGATAGAGGCAGATACATGCCTGAAATTAAACTACCTATAGACGAAAGGTTTACCATAAACTTTAAAGCCAATGGTGGTAAGTTTCTCTATTGTGAAAATCTCAATGAAGTTTATCAAAACTTAGATCATATTATAGAAGAAAATACTTGGCAAGAGCAGGATGTTTTAATTCTGGATGACAATTTAAAAGCTAAATTTAGCGATTCAAACCTATCCAGCACAAAAAAAATTAGCAATGCTGCTTACTTTTTAACGACCTGTGAAAACCTAATTGCCAACGATGGTTCGCTATTGATTTCCTCTAAACAAATATTCGAAAAGAAACTTACAGAGCTACCAATCAACTTTATTGTTTTTGCCACAACAAGTCAAATTGTTGAGAACATTGGTGAAGGGTTACGAGGTATAAAAACTAAAAACAGGGAAAAAATACCCACTAATATTACCACCATAAAACATTTTAAATCTGGAGATGATAAAGATTTCTTAAGTTATGGCAGTAGCGCTAAAAATTTATACCTTTTACTTTTAGAAGATTTATAA
- the pyrE gene encoding orotate phosphoribosyltransferase — MIFNKDTAKKTAEVLLQIHAIKLSPQDPFTWASGWKSPIYCDNRIVLSYPPIRNYIRETMGKHIQKHYGKPDAIAGVATGAIGIGMLVAEYLGLPFIYVRPDAKGHGRKNQIEGFIEKGQNVVVVEDLISTGKSSLNAVRALKEAEVHVKGMIAIFTYGFDVATKNFKDEQIMLHTLSNYDSLLEQALETKYISSEELETLKNWNTNPSEWNAN; from the coding sequence ATGATTTTTAATAAAGATACCGCAAAAAAAACAGCCGAGGTTTTATTGCAAATACATGCTATTAAATTAAGTCCTCAAGACCCTTTTACTTGGGCATCAGGCTGGAAATCTCCCATTTATTGTGACAACCGTATTGTACTTTCCTACCCGCCCATTCGTAACTATATCCGCGAAACTATGGGAAAACATATACAAAAACACTACGGCAAACCAGATGCTATAGCTGGCGTTGCCACTGGAGCTATTGGCATTGGCATGCTTGTAGCAGAATATTTAGGCTTGCCTTTTATATATGTGAGACCCGATGCAAAAGGTCATGGCAGAAAAAATCAGATAGAAGGCTTTATTGAAAAAGGACAAAACGTTGTTGTAGTTGAAGATTTGATTAGCACGGGAAAAAGTAGTTTGAATGCCGTGAGAGCCCTTAAAGAAGCAGAGGTTCATGTAAAAGGCATGATTGCTATTTTTACTTATGGCTTCGATGTAGCTACTAAAAACTTTAAAGATGAGCAGATCATGTTACATACATTAAGTAACTACGATAGTTTATTGGAACAGGCTTTGGAAACGAAATATATTTCTTCTGAAGAATTGGAAACCTTAAAAAATTGGAATACTAATCCTAGTGAATGGAACGCTAATTGA
- a CDS encoding NUDIX hydrolase has protein sequence MYKVFVGDKPIVLTTVVEKESNFKNYLLKTVNISKVIKELNKTDIQEIRLIHKNEKKLLKKFLKKLPKVVAGGGKVYNDDDQVLFIYRNDKWDLPKGKAEKHETIEETSIREVTEETGVSGLEITKPLDTTYHIFKRNGRHKIKITYWFEMKTSFIGNLYPQENEGITDVKWLNTSQINDALKNSYANIKLLL, from the coding sequence ATGTATAAAGTTTTTGTTGGTGACAAACCTATAGTTCTAACAACTGTTGTTGAAAAGGAATCCAATTTTAAAAACTACCTACTAAAAACGGTCAATATTAGTAAAGTTATTAAAGAGCTTAACAAAACCGATATACAAGAAATACGCCTCATTCATAAAAACGAGAAGAAATTGCTTAAGAAGTTTCTAAAGAAATTACCCAAGGTAGTCGCTGGTGGTGGAAAAGTGTACAATGATGATGATCAGGTTCTTTTCATTTATAGAAATGATAAATGGGATTTGCCAAAAGGCAAGGCAGAAAAGCACGAAACTATTGAGGAGACTTCTATTCGGGAGGTTACCGAGGAAACAGGCGTTTCTGGATTAGAAATCACAAAACCTTTGGATACCACGTACCATATTTTTAAACGCAATGGGAGGCATAAAATTAAAATCACCTATTGGTTTGAAATGAAAACCAGTTTTATTGGTAATTTATATCCTCAAGAAAATGAAGGTATTACAGATGTAAAATGGCTGAATACTAGCCAGATTAATGATGCGCTTAAAAATTCGTATGCCAATATAAAGTTACTCCTTTAG
- the ftsH gene encoding ATP-dependent zinc metalloprotease FtsH, with product MANEKKNIKEKKPKFSPYWIYGIVIAIFIGAQLFSSSDYQGGSTLNPTRFFQFVEDGDVDRVEIVNKSIARVYLTKDAQAKEIHKNSKPSTLIPTATRLPNYKFEFGDLTIFQEKLNTIIEDKDLDLEPVFIRDENHLADFLLGILPFVLLIGVWIFIMRRMSGGAGGGAGGQIFNIGKSKAKLFDQNTEVKTTFKDVAGLEGAKEEVQEIVDFLKFPEKYTSLGGKIPKGALLVGPPGTGKTLLARAVAGEAKVPFFSLSGSDFVEMFVGVGASRVRDLFKQAKEKSPSIIFIDEIDAIGRARGKNAMSGSNDERENTLNQLLTEMDGFGTNTNVIVIAATNRADILDKALMRAGRFDRQIFVDLPDVRERKEIFEVHLRPLKKAKDLDLDFLSKQTPGFSGADIANVCNEAALIAARNGKKAVDKQDFLDAVDRIVGGLEKKNKIITPSEKKAVAYHEAGHATVSWMLEHAAPLVKVTIVPRGRSLGAAWYLPEERLIVRPEQMLDEMCAALGGRAAEKVIFDKISTGALSDLEKVTKQARAMVTIYGLSDKVGNLTYYDSSGQNEYGFSKPYSERTAELIDQEISSIIEKQYQRAIELLEVNKDKLTELAEVLLEKEVIFKDNLEKIFGKRAFKPEAHQALDK from the coding sequence ATGGCAAACGAGAAAAAAAACATAAAAGAAAAGAAACCAAAATTTAGTCCATACTGGATTTATGGTATTGTTATAGCAATTTTTATTGGTGCGCAATTATTTAGTAGTAGCGATTATCAAGGCGGTAGCACGCTTAATCCAACGCGATTTTTTCAATTTGTAGAAGATGGTGATGTGGATCGCGTAGAAATTGTAAATAAAAGTATTGCAAGAGTATACCTAACTAAAGATGCCCAGGCTAAAGAAATTCATAAAAACTCGAAGCCTTCAACGCTCATTCCAACAGCTACAAGACTTCCAAACTATAAATTTGAATTTGGAGATCTTACCATTTTTCAGGAAAAGTTAAACACCATTATTGAAGACAAAGATTTAGATTTAGAACCTGTTTTTATCAGGGACGAGAATCATTTAGCCGATTTCTTATTAGGCATTTTGCCGTTTGTTTTGCTTATAGGTGTTTGGATTTTCATCATGAGACGTATGTCTGGTGGTGCTGGTGGAGGCGCAGGCGGACAAATTTTTAATATCGGAAAATCAAAGGCGAAACTTTTTGATCAAAACACGGAAGTAAAAACAACCTTTAAAGATGTTGCGGGTTTAGAAGGCGCTAAAGAAGAAGTTCAAGAAATTGTGGACTTTTTAAAGTTTCCAGAAAAATATACCTCATTAGGTGGAAAAATACCAAAAGGTGCCCTATTAGTTGGCCCTCCGGGAACCGGAAAAACATTGTTAGCACGTGCCGTGGCAGGTGAAGCTAAAGTACCTTTCTTTTCCTTATCTGGTTCAGATTTTGTTGAAATGTTTGTTGGAGTTGGAGCCTCAAGAGTTAGAGACCTTTTCAAACAAGCCAAAGAAAAATCACCCTCTATTATTTTTATAGATGAAATTGATGCCATTGGTCGCGCTAGAGGTAAAAATGCCATGTCTGGAAGTAATGACGAACGTGAAAACACGCTAAACCAGTTATTAACTGAGATGGATGGGTTTGGTACAAACACCAATGTTATTGTTATTGCAGCGACGAATAGAGCAGACATTTTAGATAAAGCTTTGATGCGTGCTGGACGTTTTGATAGACAAATTTTTGTCGATTTACCAGATGTTCGTGAGCGTAAAGAAATTTTCGAAGTGCATTTAAGACCTCTTAAAAAGGCTAAGGATTTAGATTTGGATTTCCTATCTAAGCAAACCCCTGGTTTTTCTGGAGCCGATATTGCTAACGTTTGTAATGAAGCGGCTTTAATTGCTGCGAGAAACGGGAAAAAAGCAGTTGACAAACAGGATTTCTTAGACGCGGTTGATAGAATTGTTGGCGGATTGGAAAAGAAAAATAAAATTATAACGCCAAGTGAGAAAAAAGCCGTAGCGTATCATGAAGCTGGACATGCTACCGTGAGTTGGATGCTTGAGCATGCCGCACCTTTAGTTAAAGTTACTATTGTGCCACGTGGACGCTCTTTAGGTGCTGCATGGTACTTGCCAGAAGAACGCTTAATTGTGCGTCCTGAACAAATGCTTGACGAAATGTGTGCTGCCCTTGGTGGTCGTGCCGCAGAAAAGGTCATCTTCGATAAAATCTCGACTGGAGCATTAAGCGATTTAGAAAAAGTGACCAAACAAGCTAGAGCCATGGTTACTATTTACGGACTCAGCGACAAAGTAGGAAACTTAACGTATTATGACTCTTCAGGGCAAAACGAATATGGTTTTTCAAAACCGTATAGCGAACGTACCGCTGAATTGATAGATCAAGAAATTTCAAGTATTATAGAAAAGCAATATCAACGGGCTATTGAACTTCTTGAAGTAAACAAAGATAAATTAACAGAATTAGCTGAAGTTCTTCTAGAGAAAGAAGTCATTTTCAAAGATAATTTAGAGAAAATTTTTGGGAAGCGAGCCTTTAAGCCAGAAGCACATCAAGCCCTAGATAAATAG
- a CDS encoding biotin--[acetyl-CoA-carboxylase] ligase, protein MRTIKLNAIDSTNSYLRNLLMHNVIEDYTTVTAKSQTAGRGQMGTVWDAQASKNLTFSVYKRTDELPLEYPFYISIVTALALVKTLRFFSISRLSIKWPNDILSEDKKICGILIENVIKNNSINASIIGVGLNVNQTEFINLPKALSLKMASGKIFDLDEVLNNILKNLKYYFELLKQEQYDILKNDYESYLFRKDKPSTFKDAEGSIFSGYIKHVSNNGNLQILLEDNIVKEYDLKEITLMY, encoded by the coding sequence ATGCGTACAATCAAACTTAATGCCATCGATTCCACAAATAGCTATTTGCGGAACCTATTAATGCACAATGTTATAGAGGACTATACCACGGTAACCGCGAAATCACAGACTGCCGGCAGAGGACAAATGGGTACTGTTTGGGATGCACAAGCGTCTAAAAACCTAACCTTTAGCGTTTATAAGCGTACAGATGAATTACCTCTAGAGTATCCATTTTATATCAGTATTGTCACCGCTTTGGCGTTGGTCAAGACCCTTCGTTTTTTTTCAATTTCTAGGTTGAGTATTAAATGGCCTAACGACATTTTGTCAGAAGACAAGAAAATATGCGGTATTTTGATTGAGAATGTCATAAAAAATAATAGTATCAATGCCTCTATTATAGGTGTTGGGTTAAATGTGAATCAGACAGAATTCATAAATCTACCTAAAGCATTGTCACTAAAAATGGCTTCTGGAAAGATTTTCGATTTAGATGAAGTACTGAACAACATACTGAAAAACCTAAAATATTATTTCGAGTTATTGAAACAAGAGCAATATGATATTTTAAAAAATGACTACGAGTCGTACCTTTTTAGAAAAGATAAACCTTCAACATTCAAAGATGCTGAAGGCTCGATTTTTTCTGGTTATATAAAGCATGTTTCTAATAACGGAAATCTACAAATCTTGTTAGAAGATAACATTGTAAAAGAGTATGATTTAAAAGAAATCACACTTATGTATTGA
- a CDS encoding phosphatidylserine decarboxylase family protein — MFHKEGHKIIFITFVIVVAAFLLVDSFIGVRWLQVTVMILLLGLLILILQFFRNPKRLGLLNDASVLSPVDGKVVVIEEVFEKEYFNDKRIQVSVFMSPINVHVTRYPIGGQIVYSKYHPGKYLVAWHPKSSEENERTTVVVENKTYGKVLYRQIAGALAKRIVNYAKVNDKSIQGADSGFIKFGSRVDLFLPLDTNIKVELNQKVRGGESIIAEMNE, encoded by the coding sequence ATGTTTCATAAAGAAGGTCATAAAATTATTTTCATCACATTCGTAATTGTCGTAGCCGCATTTTTGCTAGTTGACAGTTTTATTGGTGTTAGATGGTTGCAGGTAACCGTTATGATTTTACTTTTAGGGCTTCTCATTTTAATTCTTCAATTTTTTAGAAACCCCAAGCGATTAGGTCTTTTAAATGATGCGAGTGTCTTATCACCAGTTGATGGAAAAGTTGTTGTAATAGAAGAGGTTTTTGAAAAAGAATATTTTAATGACAAACGTATTCAAGTAAGTGTTTTTATGTCTCCAATAAATGTACACGTCACGCGTTATCCTATTGGTGGCCAAATCGTGTATAGCAAATACCATCCAGGAAAATATTTAGTAGCATGGCATCCTAAATCGAGTGAAGAAAATGAGCGAACTACTGTTGTAGTTGAAAATAAAACTTACGGTAAAGTATTATATAGGCAAATTGCTGGCGCACTCGCAAAACGGATTGTTAATTATGCTAAAGTGAATGATAAATCTATACAGGGAGCTGATTCTGGTTTTATAAAGTTTGGATCTCGAGTGGATTTATTTTTACCTTTGGACACCAATATTAAAGTAGAACTGAACCAAAAAGTTAGAGGTGGCGAGAGTATTATTGCAGAAATGAATGAGTAA